The Girardinichthys multiradiatus isolate DD_20200921_A chromosome 6, DD_fGirMul_XY1, whole genome shotgun sequence genome window below encodes:
- the fam131aa gene encoding protein FAM131A, whose product MTLAIGRHLDSLQPVCNPYVDQQMIGLSRRSHNHESPRTDFQVKFEQCEMIPKSGKSPADSRKSVGIHEFAALARSSLNGISQAVRDHVTKPTSLAQGRVAHLIEWKGWPKPTGPPPGTHSQFNSYCRLTEGEKEARFAAGVAEQFAIAEAKLRAWASLDDDDDDEEDFKDEEFHINEQPRTLSTESPDADMSKTISGVPCHPETQGIELPQSVRPVGSTSSRGSSDGPFRDRLPTNNDLQSDSATSRSDCMCPFLEEEEDEERLNGLVEQLAPLQDQRGEDFVHSKPEWRPRNRSSRFDSCYSTSHSESPGEEDEEDDEEGSVFHEVRVWHCSPRGFFSDRGSSGVASFDEEEEREEVEEQKKEENLM is encoded by the exons ATGACGCTCGCCATCGGGAGACATTTGGACAGCCTTCAGCCTGTATGTAACCCATATGTAGACCAACAAATGATCGGCCTGAGCAGGAGAT CGCATAACCATGAGTCGCCGCGGACCGACTTCCAG GTGAAATTTGAACAGTGTGAAATGATTCCAAAGTCgggaaaatctccagcagacTCCCGGAAAAGTGTAGGCATCCATGAATTTGCAGCACTCGCCAGATCTTCATTAAATG GCATCTCTCAGGCAGTGAGGGACCATGTGACAAAGCCCACATCCCTGGCTCAGGGCCGGGTCGCCCACCTCATAGAGTGGAAAGGTTGGCCAAAACCTACAGGTCCTCCACCAGGCACTCACTCCCAGTTCAACTCTTACTGCCGTCTGACTGAAGGGGAGAAGGAGGCTCGGTTTGCTGCAG GAGTGGCTGAGCAGTTTGCCATTGCTGAGGCCAAGCTGCGAGCCTGGGCATCTctagatgatgatgatgatgatgaggaagaCTTCAAAGATGAAGAATTCCACATCAATGAACAGCCTCGTACCTTGTCCACCGAGAGCCCAG ATGCTGACATGTCCAAAACTATCAGCGGAGTGCCATGCCACCCTGAGACTCAAGGGATCGAGTTGCCACAATCGGTTCGTCCTGTAGGCTCCACCAGTAGCAGAGGCAGCAGTGACGGTCCTTTCCGTGATAGGCTTCCAACTAATAACGACCTACAGAGCGACTCTGCAACTTCACGCAGCGACTGCATGTGTCCATtcttggaggaagaagaagatgaagagaGGCTCAACGGTCTGGTGGAGCAGCTGGCTCCTTTGCAGGATCAGCGTGGCGAGGACTTTGTCCACAGCAAGCCAGAGTGGAGGCCACGAAACAGGAGCAGCAGGTTTGACTCCTGCTACTCCACCTCTCACTCTGAGTCTCCTGGGGAGGAGGACGAGGAGGACGACGAGGAAGGCAGTGTGTTTCATGAAGTGCGGGTGTGGCACTGCAGCCCCAGAGGCTTCTTCTCTGACCGGGGGTCTTCCGGAGTGGCGTCTTTTGATGAAGAAGAGGAGAGGGAGGAGGTAGAGGAACAGAAGAAAGAGGAGAATTTGATGTGA